In one Gammaproteobacteria bacterium genomic region, the following are encoded:
- the erpA gene encoding iron-sulfur cluster insertion protein ErpA has product MILSDSAAQKIRELILEEQNPDLKLRVYIIGGGCSGFQYGFAFEEETEEGDMLFTNDSITMMVDPMSYPYLLGSTVNYIEDLQGSRFAIENPNAKTTCGCGSSFSI; this is encoded by the coding sequence ATGATTCTATCAGATTCAGCAGCGCAGAAAATTCGGGAGCTTATTCTCGAAGAGCAAAATCCTGATTTAAAACTTCGGGTTTATATCATTGGTGGTGGTTGTTCTGGTTTTCAGTATGGATTTGCATTTGAAGAGGAAACCGAGGAAGGAGACATGCTGTTCACAAATGATAGCATTACAATGATGGTGGATCCTATGAGTTATCCTTATTTATTGGGTTCAACAGTTAATTATATTGAAGACTTGCAAGGTTCCAGATTTGCAATTGAAAACCCCAATGCGAAAACAACTTGCGGTTGTGGAAGTTCTTTTTCGATTTAA
- the nudC gene encoding NAD(+) diphosphatase, which yields MAKKNIYFSSYKLDRFSRLRERAAQLEEMKKTHDAKYIPVYHGRHIYMDKHSSFYRRSNPFECESECFLGMVGDQMWYSCPLNDQQAHALEKEVGKQFSSLRRYALKLNDELAHIALYSRGLDLWQRNNKFCPKCGTRNQMTWSGHKLLCENNHEQFPHIEPAIIVLVTKGDKCLLGRKAGWPTNAYSVLAGFVEPGETIEESVKREILEESNIKVDNVRYYGSQPWPFPAALMLAFTAEAENEDIRVDDELEDVQWFTRQQLQEMLKEGYVTIAPRYTVAHNLIVGWLESS from the coding sequence ATGGCAAAGAAAAACATTTATTTCTCAAGTTATAAGCTCGATCGATTTTCACGCCTGCGTGAACGAGCGGCTCAACTTGAGGAAATGAAAAAAACTCATGATGCTAAATATATTCCTGTTTACCATGGACGCCATATTTACATGGACAAACACTCCAGTTTTTATCGCCGCAGCAATCCGTTTGAATGTGAATCTGAATGTTTTCTCGGTATGGTTGGTGATCAAATGTGGTATTCATGCCCTTTGAACGACCAACAAGCTCATGCACTTGAAAAAGAGGTCGGTAAACAATTCTCTTCATTGAGGCGCTATGCTTTAAAACTGAATGACGAACTGGCTCATATTGCGTTGTACTCGCGAGGCTTGGATTTATGGCAAAGAAACAATAAGTTTTGCCCAAAATGCGGGACAAGAAACCAAATGACATGGTCCGGTCATAAATTACTTTGTGAAAACAATCACGAGCAATTCCCACATATCGAACCGGCAATTATTGTTTTGGTGACAAAAGGTGATAAATGCTTATTGGGTCGAAAAGCGGGATGGCCGACCAATGCATACTCAGTGTTAGCTGGGTTCGTTGAACCCGGTGAAACCATTGAGGAATCCGTCAAGAGAGAAATTCTGGAAGAGTCCAATATCAAAGTTGATAATGTTCGTTACTATGGCTCCCAACCATGGCCTTTTCCGGCAGCATTGATGCTGGCATTCACCGCCGAAGCAGAAAACGAAGATATTCGTGTTGATGATGAGCTGGAAGATGTTCAGTGGTTTACCAGACAACAATTGCAGGAAATGCTCAAAGAAGGCTATGTCACAATTGCACCTCGTTATACCGTTGCACACAATCTCATCGTTGGTTGGCTGGAAAGCAGTTAA
- the mutM gene encoding bifunctional DNA-formamidopyrimidine glycosylase/DNA-(apurinic or apyrimidinic site) lyase, whose translation MPELPEVETTANGIKPWLLNKTLKKIKVHNPSLRWRVPENLSDNFKGEKITNVFRRGKYILIETQKNSGLIIHLGMSGSLTVITKEKPLLKHDHVELIMQDDTIIRYNDPRRFGCVLDSEDFSKHPLISNLGPEPLGDDFTAKYLKAKSKNKSQAVKNFIMDGHIVVGVGNIYASEALFIAGINPKKAAGKISLQKYSTLVDAIKKVLSNAIVAGGTTLKDFVNADGKPGYFSQQLNVYGRKDKNCRHCNQPIKQIIQGQRSTFYCPKCQR comes from the coding sequence ATGCCGGAATTACCTGAAGTCGAAACCACCGCCAATGGTATTAAACCTTGGTTGCTGAATAAAACACTCAAGAAAATAAAAGTCCACAACCCTTCTTTAAGATGGCGGGTTCCTGAAAATTTAAGCGATAACTTTAAGGGTGAAAAAATCACCAATGTTTTCAGAAGAGGAAAGTATATTCTGATTGAAACCCAGAAGAATTCCGGGTTAATTATTCATCTGGGAATGTCAGGATCATTAACGGTGATTACTAAAGAGAAACCGCTCTTGAAACACGACCATGTTGAATTGATTATGCAAGATGACACTATCATCAGATACAACGACCCGCGTCGTTTTGGTTGTGTTTTGGACTCAGAAGATTTTTCAAAACATCCTTTAATCAGCAATCTTGGACCAGAACCACTCGGTGATGACTTTACTGCAAAATACCTCAAAGCCAAATCCAAAAACAAATCCCAAGCGGTGAAAAACTTTATTATGGACGGACATATTGTTGTTGGAGTTGGAAATATTTATGCCAGTGAAGCACTTTTTATCGCAGGCATCAATCCTAAAAAAGCAGCCGGAAAAATTTCACTGCAAAAATATAGCACTCTGGTAGATGCTATTAAAAAAGTTCTATCAAATGCAATTGTAGCCGGTGGTACGACACTCAAGGATTTCGTCAATGCTGATGGCAAGCCCGGGTACTTTTCTCAGCAACTGAATGTTTATGGCAGAAAAGATAAAAATTGCCGTCACTGCAATCAACCAATCAAGCAAATAATCCAAGGTCAAAGAAGCACATTCTATTGTCCGAAGTGTCAAAGATGA
- a CDS encoding DMT family transporter, translated as MTNQSQYTIKMLVAAIIISTSSVWVKTAAVAPSVSGFYRMFIGGTVLLAICFIQRLRLWHNTKHLLWLFLAGFFFACDLFFWHRSIFFVGPGLATVLGNFQVFFMALAGYLFYREIIRLTFFIGLISTMTGLFLMVGINWSDLTGDYQLGVIYGILTAVAYTGFMLSLRHVQTDESGLSAIANLGITSIFTALILFAELTIEGLDIVLPNTQAWVSLLILGVFCQVIGWLLITQSMPKLSTSIVGVLLLLQPALSMLWDVLFFYRPMSKMDIIGLGMVLFGVYLATVKKRAKKSHL; from the coding sequence ATGACAAACCAATCACAATACACTATCAAAATGCTTGTGGCTGCTATTATTATCAGCACATCGTCAGTGTGGGTGAAAACGGCCGCTGTTGCACCGAGTGTTTCCGGCTTTTATCGGATGTTTATTGGCGGAACAGTATTGTTGGCTATATGTTTTATTCAACGTTTAAGACTTTGGCACAACACAAAACATTTACTTTGGTTGTTTTTAGCCGGTTTCTTTTTTGCTTGTGATTTGTTCTTCTGGCATCGCAGCATCTTTTTTGTTGGCCCGGGTTTAGCAACAGTTCTCGGAAATTTTCAGGTTTTTTTCATGGCACTAGCCGGATATCTGTTTTATCGTGAAATCATTAGACTGACTTTTTTTATTGGTTTAATTTCAACCATGACAGGGTTGTTTTTAATGGTTGGAATCAACTGGTCAGACTTGACTGGTGATTATCAGTTGGGAGTTATTTATGGTATTCTCACTGCGGTTGCCTATACCGGGTTTATGCTTTCACTTCGCCATGTGCAAACTGATGAAAGTGGCTTGTCTGCTATTGCCAACTTAGGGATTACGTCAATTTTCACCGCACTAATTCTGTTTGCAGAATTGACAATTGAAGGCCTGGATATTGTTTTACCAAATACACAGGCTTGGGTTTCATTACTAATTCTTGGTGTTTTTTGTCAAGTAATCGGTTGGTTGCTAATCACACAATCCATGCCGAAATTATCGACATCAATTGTCGGGGTTTTACTGCTGTTACAACCGGCATTGTCAATGCTTTGGGATGTTCTGTTTTTCTATCGACCCATGAGCAAAATGGACATTATTGGATTAGGAATGGTACTGTTTGGTGTTTATTTGGCAACTGTTAAAAAGAGAGCCAAAAAATCTCATCTTTGA
- a CDS encoding diguanylate cyclase yields the protein MIYKFVFVVAMLTHGFFVNGAQNTQLAPIYRELNQQIGNNPKIALEQLQAIDISRADNLTKAQHYYTFSQLYLSLVYPQKALEYANQALILVDEMSQTWFWHRINLAKSQALDVLNRADEGLPLALAASAWMKENYREYYVDSLIAVGYLYNTQGKHSEALKSFMLAYELAPVSGDFMTKGSIAGSIALVYEYRSENELSIPFFQESVEYQRKTKNLLELSISLYGLGRANNNIGNRDLGQSQLQESLEISRKIDDRQGVAYALNELALIELQNKNYEQALQMYSEASEIFADGGSVSKAWDSLDSLAEVYIKIGDVEKAENAFKRSLTYLSPDKMPTQSMKSREQKAMILAAKGQYQEAYELLESTYVLKQKYLSKQSTEKLHELRARYELESKEKENLLLAGENEKNKFILFREKKENQILWLGIIIAGTIVFFLILLAHNSRQQKKELQKLAHTDGLTGLSNRLHIIEYLEKEKQSLGKGEKLYLCMVDLDYFKKINDKFGHVVGDQVLVEFAKLCQRFIQKPDKVGRLGGEEFLIILHQCNEKQAYEKVLLLHQNMFQIADELKLSQDVISFSAGLGFCEKDDELELQLKKSDDALYQAKNQGRNKIILAKIK from the coding sequence GTGATTTATAAATTTGTTTTTGTAGTTGCAATGCTAACACATGGTTTTTTTGTGAATGGAGCACAAAATACACAACTGGCTCCAATTTATAGAGAACTCAATCAGCAAATAGGAAACAATCCAAAAATCGCGTTGGAGCAACTACAGGCAATAGATATTTCCAGAGCTGACAATTTGACTAAGGCCCAGCATTATTACACTTTTAGCCAACTCTATTTGAGTTTAGTTTACCCTCAAAAAGCTCTCGAATATGCCAATCAAGCACTGATTTTAGTTGATGAAATGAGCCAAACATGGTTCTGGCATAGAATCAACCTAGCAAAGTCACAAGCGTTAGATGTTTTAAATCGGGCAGATGAAGGTTTGCCTTTGGCATTAGCAGCATCCGCTTGGATGAAAGAAAATTACAGAGAATACTATGTGGACTCTCTTATTGCTGTCGGCTATTTATATAACACTCAGGGCAAGCACTCTGAGGCACTAAAGTCTTTTATGCTGGCCTATGAACTTGCCCCGGTTTCCGGAGATTTCATGACCAAAGGGTCAATTGCCGGAAGCATTGCTCTTGTTTATGAATATCGAAGCGAGAATGAGTTGAGTATCCCATTCTTTCAGGAGTCAGTTGAATATCAAAGAAAAACCAAGAATTTATTGGAGTTATCTATTTCATTGTATGGTTTGGGACGAGCAAATAACAATATTGGCAATAGGGATTTGGGTCAATCACAATTGCAAGAGTCGTTGGAAATTTCCCGAAAAATCGACGATAGACAAGGAGTTGCCTATGCTTTGAATGAATTGGCTTTGATAGAGCTTCAAAATAAAAACTATGAACAGGCGTTGCAAATGTATTCTGAAGCGTCTGAAATTTTTGCTGATGGGGGAAGTGTTTCCAAGGCTTGGGATTCGTTAGACTCACTTGCTGAAGTTTATATAAAAATAGGCGATGTTGAAAAAGCTGAGAATGCTTTTAAAAGGTCTCTTACATATCTATCGCCTGATAAAATGCCAACTCAATCCATGAAGTCACGAGAACAGAAAGCTATGATATTGGCCGCAAAAGGACAGTATCAGGAGGCCTACGAATTGCTCGAAAGCACTTATGTTTTAAAACAAAAATACCTATCAAAACAAAGTACTGAAAAACTTCATGAACTACGAGCCAGATATGAGCTTGAAAGTAAAGAAAAAGAAAACCTGTTACTAGCAGGAGAAAACGAAAAAAATAAATTTATATTGTTCAGAGAAAAAAAGGAAAACCAAATACTTTGGTTAGGTATCATTATAGCCGGGACGATTGTATTTTTCTTAATCTTGCTGGCTCATAATTCCAGACAACAGAAAAAGGAGCTGCAAAAATTAGCTCACACAGATGGTCTAACAGGATTATCAAACCGCTTACATATTATTGAGTATCTCGAAAAAGAAAAGCAATCGCTAGGCAAAGGAGAAAAACTTTATTTGTGTATGGTTGACTTAGACTACTTCAAGAAAATTAATGATAAATTTGGTCATGTTGTCGGCGATCAAGTTTTAGTAGAGTTTGCGAAATTGTGTCAGCGTTTTATTCAAAAGCCCGATAAAGTTGGAAGACTGGGAGGAGAAGAGTTTTTAATCATTCTGCATCAGTGTAATGAAAAACAAGCCTACGAAAAAGTGCTCTTGCTCCATCAAAATATGTTTCAAATTGCAGATGAGTTAAAGCTAAGCCAAGATGTAATCAGCTTTTCTGCCGGTTTGGGTTTCTGTGAAAAGGATGATGAGCTTGAATTACAGTTGAAAAAATCCGATGATGCGCTCTATCAGGCAAAAAACCAAGGAAGAAATAAAATAATATTGGCTAAAATAAAATAA
- a CDS encoding NCS2 family permease, whose translation MLERIFKLKQNHTNVKTEIIAGISTFLSMVYIVAVNPQILSQAGMDYGAVFVATCLAAAFGTALMGFLANYPIALAPGMGLNAFFTYGVVLGMGYSWQIALGCIFWSGILFVLLSVFKTRKWIINSIPRSLKYAISVGIGLFLAMIALQNSGIIVANQATLVGLGDVGSKSSLLAFAGFFIIASLYIRQIPGAIIIGIISITMISLIFDLTEYKGIISIPPSMAPTLAQLDFSAVLDLALLPIIITFLFVDLFDTSGTLIAVADKADLLDKNGQLPRVEKAMLADSGATVAGAVFGTSSTTSYIESGAGVVSGGRTGLTAFTTAILFLLMLFFSPLVAMIPNFATAPALFFVAVLMIASIKNIDWNNLSETAPVVITSVMMPLTFSIAEGIAMGFIAYTLIKLFSGKAKDLNTSVYLISLLFLAKYFFLN comes from the coding sequence ATGCTAGAGAGAATTTTTAAACTCAAACAGAATCACACAAATGTTAAGACTGAAATCATTGCCGGTATCTCCACTTTTTTATCAATGGTTTATATCGTTGCTGTCAACCCACAAATCCTATCACAAGCAGGAATGGATTATGGTGCGGTCTTTGTTGCAACCTGTTTGGCAGCGGCATTTGGAACTGCTCTGATGGGCTTTCTGGCAAACTATCCGATTGCTCTGGCTCCGGGCATGGGTCTGAATGCATTTTTTACCTATGGTGTTGTTTTGGGAATGGGTTATAGCTGGCAAATCGCCTTGGGCTGTATTTTCTGGTCTGGTATTTTGTTTGTATTGTTAAGTGTATTCAAAACCCGTAAATGGATAATTAACAGTATTCCTCGCTCACTCAAATATGCTATTTCCGTAGGTATCGGTTTGTTTCTAGCGATGATTGCTTTGCAGAATTCGGGAATTATAGTTGCCAACCAAGCAACTTTAGTTGGTTTAGGAGATGTCGGTTCAAAGTCATCATTATTAGCATTTGCCGGATTTTTTATCATTGCTTCTCTGTATATTCGCCAAATTCCGGGAGCAATAATTATCGGGATCATTTCAATCACGATGATATCCTTGATATTTGATTTAACTGAATATAAAGGAATTATCTCAATTCCTCCATCAATGGCGCCGACGCTGGCTCAGTTGGACTTTTCAGCAGTTTTGGATTTGGCATTACTGCCAATTATTATAACATTTTTATTTGTCGACTTATTTGATACCAGCGGAACATTGATTGCGGTTGCTGATAAAGCCGATTTGCTGGATAAAAACGGGCAACTTCCGAGGGTTGAAAAGGCAATGCTTGCAGACTCAGGAGCAACAGTTGCAGGTGCTGTATTTGGAACCTCTTCAACCACCAGCTATATTGAAAGCGGAGCCGGAGTGGTATCTGGCGGTAGAACTGGATTAACAGCTTTTACCACCGCTATTTTATTTTTGCTCATGTTATTCTTTTCGCCTTTGGTAGCAATGATACCAAACTTTGCAACTGCTCCGGCTTTATTCTTTGTCGCAGTTCTAATGATTGCCTCGATAAAAAATATTGATTGGAATAATCTGAGTGAAACAGCTCCGGTTGTGATTACATCCGTAATGATGCCCTTAACTTTTTCTATCGCTGAAGGTATAGCAATGGGTTTTATTGCATACACCTTAATCAAATTGTTCTCCGGCAAGGCTAAGGATTTGAATACCAGTGTTTATTTGATTTCATTGTTATTTTTAGCGAAATATTTCTTTTTGAATTGA
- a CDS encoding acyl-CoA dehydrogenase — protein sequence MNFLILFSALLLATFACSYLRTNLKTWTAVSAITMFFTTWNYTTGWFAVGLVWVLFIAAAVVLNMKDIRQQLITDPFLKFYKKALPHLSETEKIALESGTVGWDGELFSGKPNFKKLHDIPAPQLSSDEQSFLDGPVAELCSMIDEHEINQERGDMPEKVWKFIRDNGFIGMIISKKHGGLGFSALGHSMVLQKIASRSVTVAATVAVPNSLGPAELLHHYGTEEQKKHYLPRLASGKDIPCFALTGPTAGSDATSIPDTGVVCERTFNGKKQLGISLTFDKRYITLAPVATVVGLAFQMLDPDGLLGDKKQLGISLALIPRDTKGLDIGNRHNPLGIMFMNGPVRGKDVFIPMDYLIGGEKMIGKGWKMLVECLSVGRAISLPSCSAGGSKMVTYATGAYARIRKQFNMPIGRFEGIEEKLCEIAGLTYSSAATSAMTALAVDQGEVPAVPSAIAKMHATDMSRTIISHAMDIHGGKGIILGPKNYLGRAWMGTPIWITVEGANILTRSMIIFGQGAIRCHPYVLKEMEAANIEDAQQRLEKFDDLLFKHIGYSFSNAVRSFFMGLGLWRFEKSPADKFTKRFYARITRYSAAFSLAADVSMLTLGGALKKKEKTSARLGDMLSHLYMASAVLKRYRDQGSQKADQSLVAWTLHQHFYRIEQALKLLTYNYPNKVVGFILRRLVLPLGNHELPAGDLLGHKTASLVLNPNETRARLTDGIDKDVSKFNVVAQMNETLIKVIDAEPLERRILKAIKTGDVDEINPSGQLQQALDKEIINKAEFDKLTEVRAEVSEIVAVDDFPFDAFDRVGKKNAKITKIKAA from the coding sequence ATGAATTTTTTAATCCTGTTTTCAGCTCTTTTATTAGCAACATTTGCGTGTTCCTATTTAAGAACAAATTTAAAAACATGGACTGCTGTTTCGGCTATTACAATGTTTTTCACAACATGGAACTACACAACCGGTTGGTTTGCAGTTGGTTTGGTTTGGGTGCTTTTTATAGCGGCAGCAGTAGTTCTGAATATGAAAGATATTCGTCAACAGCTGATTACTGATCCGTTTTTAAAATTCTACAAGAAAGCTCTGCCGCATCTTTCTGAAACAGAGAAAATTGCGTTGGAATCAGGAACGGTTGGCTGGGATGGAGAATTATTCAGCGGAAAACCGAATTTCAAGAAATTACATGATATTCCCGCTCCGCAATTGAGTTCTGATGAACAATCCTTTCTGGATGGCCCGGTTGCAGAGCTTTGCAGTATGATTGATGAACACGAAATCAATCAAGAAAGAGGTGATATGCCGGAAAAGGTTTGGAAATTCATTCGCGACAATGGCTTTATTGGAATGATAATTTCTAAAAAACATGGCGGATTAGGATTTTCGGCTTTAGGTCATTCGATGGTTTTGCAAAAAATTGCCAGTCGCAGCGTCACTGTTGCAGCAACAGTTGCGGTTCCTAATTCATTAGGGCCTGCTGAATTATTGCACCATTACGGAACTGAAGAACAAAAAAAACATTATTTACCTCGTTTGGCATCTGGAAAAGACATACCCTGTTTTGCTTTAACCGGTCCGACAGCCGGTTCAGATGCGACCTCGATTCCTGATACAGGTGTTGTTTGTGAAAGAACATTTAACGGTAAGAAACAACTGGGTATTTCTCTGACATTTGACAAAAGATATATCACTTTAGCACCCGTTGCTACAGTCGTTGGTCTCGCTTTTCAAATGCTTGATCCGGATGGTTTGCTCGGCGATAAAAAACAACTAGGTATTTCATTGGCATTGATACCACGCGATACCAAAGGTCTGGATATTGGCAATCGCCACAACCCTCTCGGTATTATGTTTATGAATGGACCGGTGCGAGGAAAAGATGTTTTCATTCCAATGGATTATTTGATTGGCGGCGAAAAAATGATTGGTAAAGGGTGGAAAATGCTGGTTGAGTGTTTATCAGTCGGCCGCGCGATTTCGCTTCCTTCCTGTTCGGCTGGTGGTTCAAAAATGGTTACTTATGCGACCGGTGCCTATGCTCGAATTCGCAAGCAATTCAATATGCCAATTGGTCGTTTTGAAGGAATTGAGGAAAAACTTTGTGAAATTGCTGGTTTAACTTATTCGAGTGCTGCTACTTCAGCAATGACAGCTTTAGCGGTGGATCAGGGTGAAGTTCCGGCTGTACCTTCAGCAATAGCCAAAATGCATGCAACAGATATGTCGCGTACAATTATTTCACACGCGATGGATATTCATGGTGGTAAAGGTATTATTCTTGGACCGAAAAACTATCTGGGCAGAGCCTGGATGGGTACACCTATCTGGATTACGGTTGAAGGTGCGAATATCCTGACTCGTTCCATGATTATCTTTGGACAAGGCGCGATTCGCTGCCATCCTTATGTTCTGAAAGAAATGGAAGCCGCGAATATAGAAGATGCGCAACAAAGACTGGAGAAATTCGATGATTTGTTGTTTAAGCACATCGGCTACAGCTTTAGTAATGCAGTTCGTTCATTCTTCATGGGCTTGGGCTTGTGGAGATTTGAAAAGTCTCCGGCTGATAAATTCACCAAGAGATTTTATGCAAGAATCACTCGTTACAGTGCTGCATTTAGCTTGGCAGCAGATGTTTCGATGTTAACTCTGGGTGGTGCATTGAAGAAAAAAGAAAAAACTTCGGCTCGTTTAGGTGATATGTTGAGTCACTTATACATGGCTTCAGCGGTACTGAAACGCTACAGAGATCAAGGCTCGCAAAAAGCGGACCAATCATTAGTTGCCTGGACTTTACATCAACATTTTTACAGAATTGAACAAGCTCTTAAATTACTAACTTACAATTATCCCAATAAAGTTGTTGGTTTTATTTTACGTCGTTTGGTTCTTCCTCTCGGAAACCATGAACTTCCGGCGGGAGATCTCTTAGGACATAAAACTGCTAGCTTAGTGTTGAATCCAAATGAAACCAGAGCTCGTTTAACCGATGGAATCGACAAAGATGTCAGCAAATTCAATGTTGTTGCTCAAATGAACGAAACATTGATTAAGGTGATTGACGCCGAACCTTTGGAAAGACGTATTTTAAAGGCAATCAAAACCGGTGATGTTGATGAAATCAACCCATCCGGTCAATTGCAACAAGCTCTGGATAAGGAAATTATCAATAAAGCGGAGTTTGATAAATTGACCGAAGTCAGAGCAGAAGTTTCTGAAATTGTTGCTGTCGATGATTTTCCGTTTGATGCTTTTGACAGAGTTGGCAAAAAGAATGCCAAAATAACTAAAATAAAAGCTGCATAA
- a CDS encoding TetR/AcrR family transcriptional regulator, translated as MNQVAKKKLLTAEDWQEGALNVIAHQGVSKVAIEPLAKELGVTKGSFYWHFSNREDLVKQALNRWREKDKELINEKILPVKNPKERLLAWFKLSAEPIQTHLIYSTLLADRSDNIISKILKEVTLERLSYLQDSYLQMGYDTAQAKSQSLMAYSVYVGFLHMSKTLYGSLPDSRDAEEYAQYVAKQLIP; from the coding sequence ATGAATCAAGTTGCGAAAAAGAAACTATTAACCGCCGAAGACTGGCAAGAAGGAGCTTTAAATGTAATTGCACACCAGGGTGTTTCCAAAGTTGCAATCGAGCCGCTTGCGAAGGAATTGGGAGTGACGAAAGGAAGTTTTTATTGGCACTTTAGTAACAGAGAGGATCTGGTCAAACAAGCACTGAATCGTTGGAGAGAAAAAGACAAGGAACTCATTAATGAAAAAATTTTACCGGTCAAAAATCCGAAAGAAAGGCTCCTTGCCTGGTTTAAACTGAGTGCCGAACCGATTCAGACCCACTTGATTTACAGCACCTTACTGGCAGATCGTTCGGATAATATCATCTCTAAAATCCTCAAAGAAGTGACATTGGAAAGACTTTCCTATTTGCAGGACTCTTATCTGCAAATGGGCTATGATACAGCACAGGCAAAGTCGCAATCGCTGATGGCTTATTCGGTTTATGTAGGCTTTTTGCACATGTCCAAAACACTTTACGGCTCGCTTCCGGATAGTCGAGATGCTGAAGAATATGCTCAATATGTTGCCAAACAGTTAATTCCCTGA
- a CDS encoding IS4 family transposase, producing the protein MTRFSQLLNHFPKNAFKKIIANEKADRYLKSFKTWDLLHILLYGQITQTKSLRRVISGFNTHTNSHYHMNTSKVKRSTFSEALSKRSIEPFKQICEVLMGQFSSKHKKKCKDFISIIDSTPITLKSRGYEWALKNRTIRSVGLKIHVELNSADDAPMYSNITHPNVNDIVDARTNIEIQKGTTYVVDKGYTDYNWWHKINESKAFFVTRAKVNIAMKVVKETDVEKKDEAIIQSDQIIHLTNHSPGGGRKNKYANKDLRMVTIYREDKKPMKILTNDFDRSAIEIANLYKQRWQIELFFKWIKQKLKLKTYFGQSENAIRIQIYTALISYLLMKLMQKASKGWSKLIDLQTWLQHGLFIKDSINTDYYRRRREKQMLIDKLQTTLEFA; encoded by the coding sequence ATGACACGATTTTCTCAGTTATTGAACCATTTCCCCAAAAATGCATTTAAAAAAATAATTGCCAACGAAAAAGCAGACAGATACCTAAAATCATTCAAAACCTGGGATTTATTACACATATTGCTTTACGGACAGATTACTCAAACCAAATCACTAAGAAGAGTGATCAGTGGTTTTAATACTCACACAAATAGCCACTATCATATGAACACTTCAAAAGTGAAACGCTCTACATTTTCAGAAGCATTAAGCAAAAGAAGTATCGAGCCTTTTAAACAAATTTGTGAAGTTCTGATGGGTCAGTTCTCATCCAAACATAAAAAGAAATGTAAAGACTTTATTTCGATTATTGATTCCACACCAATAACGCTAAAATCACGGGGCTATGAATGGGCATTAAAGAACAGAACCATAAGGTCGGTTGGCTTAAAAATACATGTGGAATTAAATAGCGCTGATGATGCTCCAATGTATTCCAATATCACACATCCAAATGTTAATGATATTGTTGATGCACGAACAAATATAGAAATCCAAAAAGGTACTACATATGTTGTAGATAAAGGCTATACGGACTATAACTGGTGGCATAAAATCAATGAATCAAAGGCTTTTTTCGTGACTCGTGCAAAAGTTAATATCGCCATGAAAGTTGTTAAAGAAACAGATGTTGAGAAGAAAGATGAGGCCATAATTCAATCAGACCAAATCATTCATCTAACAAACCACAGCCCCGGCGGCGGAAGAAAAAACAAATATGCCAATAAAGACCTGCGTATGGTTACTATTTATCGTGAAGATAAGAAGCCAATGAAGATTCTAACCAATGACTTTGATCGTAGTGCCATTGAAATAGCGAATCTGTACAAACAGCGTTGGCAGATTGAATTATTTTTTAAATGGATAAAGCAAAAGTTGAAACTAAAAACATATTTTGGTCAATCAGAGAATGCCATTAGGATTCAAATTTACACAGCCTTGATAAGTTATTTGCTAATGAAATTGATGCAAAAAGCATCAAAAGGATGGTCAAAGTTAATCGATTTACAAACTTGGCTACAACATGGATTATTCATAAAAGACAGCATAAATACTGACTATTATCGACGGCGAAGGGAAAAACAAATGCTTATTGACAAGCTCCAAACCACTTTGGAATTCGCATGA
- a CDS encoding MAPEG family protein yields the protein MKHLIINETVLALLGYIAWMLVLVLSIILVRSYLVLAGKKPPNHFRPDGTDVSPLVERMSRVHANGYEHFPIFGGLLILSLVLYKGKITNSLALYFLTLRLAQGVTHIISKSPIATYMRLTFFLSQCGIAIYWIIGFIK from the coding sequence ATGAAACATTTAATTATCAACGAGACTGTTTTGGCGTTGCTGGGATATATCGCATGGATGTTAGTTTTGGTTTTAAGCATTATTTTGGTAAGAAGTTATTTGGTGCTTGCCGGCAAAAAACCACCGAATCATTTTAGGCCGGATGGTACCGATGTTTCACCTTTAGTTGAAAGAATGTCCCGTGTTCATGCCAATGGTTATGAACACTTTCCGATATTTGGCGGTTTACTCATCTTGTCTTTGGTTTTGTATAAAGGTAAAATTACCAACTCTTTGGCACTGTACTTTCTGACACTTCGTCTGGCACAAGGAGTGACCCACATTATTTCAAAAAGTCCAATTGCAACCTATATGCGACTGACTTTTTTCCTTTCACAATGTGGAATCGCAATTTATTGGATTATCGGCTTTATTAAATAG